The following proteins are encoded in a genomic region of Alistipes shahii WAL 8301:
- the mutS gene encoding DNA mismatch repair protein MutS produces the protein MKQYYSIKAVHPDAILLFRVGDFYETFGDDAIKASGILGITLTRRANGSATYVELAGFPYHAIDTYLPKLVRAGERVAICEQLEDPKLVKGLVKRGVIELVTPGIVLGDNILANKENNFIASVYFGRQTTGVAFLDISTGEFYVAEGADSYVDKLISNLQPKEVVYQRGYEDRFSGSFGSKLYTYRLDEWVFSEDVNREKLCKQFGTKSLKGFGVDHFTSGISAAGAILYYLEFTEHRETGHIASIARIDQDDYVWVDKFTIRNLELFSSNGAREKCSFADVIDRTLTPMGGRLLKRWIAMPIKDPAKINERLDVVERLIKDADLADVIREQVSLVGDLERIAGRIAAQRVTPRELVQLKNSLGAIETLKAALESTDDDRLHALAEQIDPLAEVRERIAREIYPDPQNNQIQKGGVIADGVDPELDDLRRIALHGKDYLARIQQRESEATGIPSLKISYNNVFGYYIEVRNAHKDKVPETWIRKQTLANAERYITGELKEYEEKILGAEEKMLILEQRIYAGIMAYICGSLAPMLRDAAAVARIDCLQSFARIACERRYVRPVLDDGKRIDIRQGRHPVIETLMPVGEEYIPNDVMLDDKQQQIMMITGPNMSGKSALLRQTALIILMAQMGSYVPAKSAHIGYVDKIFTRVGASDNISQGESTFMVEMLESASILNNISDRSIVLLDEIGRGTSTYDGISIAWAMVEYLHNHPSARAKTLFATHYHELNEMEQMCSRVKNYHVSVKEMGNQIVFLRKLERGGTEHSFGIHVARMAGMPVSIVSRADEILRNLELVYGNNEIVPSRSLKERGRKSAAQAVKEAAESAGPQNMQLSMFQLDDPVLVQIRDQIKGLDINSLTPIEALNKLNEIKKITGI, from the coding sequence CATCCCGACGCCATTCTGCTGTTCCGCGTGGGCGATTTCTACGAGACCTTCGGCGACGACGCGATCAAGGCCAGCGGCATTCTGGGCATCACGCTCACGCGCCGCGCCAACGGATCGGCGACGTACGTCGAACTGGCGGGATTTCCCTACCATGCCATCGACACCTACCTGCCGAAGCTGGTGCGGGCGGGCGAGCGCGTGGCCATCTGCGAGCAGCTGGAGGACCCCAAGCTGGTGAAGGGACTCGTCAAGCGCGGCGTGATCGAACTGGTGACTCCGGGCATCGTGCTGGGCGACAACATCCTGGCCAACAAGGAGAACAACTTCATCGCGTCGGTCTATTTCGGCCGGCAGACGACGGGCGTGGCTTTTCTGGACATCTCCACGGGCGAGTTCTATGTGGCCGAGGGAGCGGACAGCTATGTCGACAAGCTGATCTCGAACCTCCAGCCCAAGGAGGTCGTCTACCAGCGCGGCTACGAGGACCGTTTTTCCGGTTCGTTCGGGTCGAAACTCTACACCTACCGTCTCGACGAGTGGGTCTTTTCGGAGGACGTCAACCGCGAGAAACTCTGCAAGCAGTTCGGGACCAAATCCCTCAAGGGCTTCGGCGTGGACCACTTCACCAGCGGCATTTCGGCCGCCGGGGCCATTCTCTACTACCTCGAATTCACCGAGCACCGCGAAACGGGCCATATCGCCTCCATTGCGCGTATCGACCAGGACGACTACGTGTGGGTCGACAAGTTCACGATCCGCAACCTCGAACTCTTTTCGTCGAACGGCGCGCGCGAGAAGTGCAGTTTCGCCGACGTGATCGACCGCACGCTGACGCCGATGGGCGGCCGCCTGCTGAAACGCTGGATCGCCATGCCGATCAAGGACCCCGCGAAGATCAACGAGCGCCTCGATGTGGTGGAACGGCTGATCAAAGACGCCGATCTGGCGGATGTCATCCGCGAGCAGGTGTCGCTGGTGGGCGATCTGGAGCGTATCGCGGGGCGTATCGCCGCCCAGAGGGTCACGCCCCGCGAACTGGTGCAGCTCAAGAACTCGCTCGGAGCCATCGAGACGCTCAAGGCTGCGCTGGAGTCCACCGACGACGACCGCCTGCATGCGCTGGCAGAGCAGATCGACCCTCTGGCGGAGGTTCGCGAGCGTATCGCCCGCGAAATCTACCCCGACCCGCAGAACAACCAGATACAGAAGGGCGGCGTGATCGCCGACGGCGTCGATCCCGAACTGGACGACCTGCGCCGCATCGCGCTCCACGGCAAGGACTACCTCGCGCGCATCCAGCAGCGCGAGAGCGAGGCCACGGGCATCCCGTCGCTCAAGATCAGCTACAACAACGTTTTCGGCTACTATATCGAGGTCCGCAACGCCCACAAGGACAAGGTCCCCGAGACGTGGATACGCAAGCAGACCCTCGCCAACGCCGAGCGTTACATTACGGGCGAACTGAAAGAGTACGAGGAGAAGATTCTCGGCGCCGAGGAGAAGATGCTCATCCTGGAGCAGCGCATCTACGCCGGGATCATGGCCTATATCTGCGGTTCGCTGGCGCCGATGCTGCGCGACGCCGCCGCGGTGGCGCGCATCGACTGCCTCCAGTCCTTCGCACGCATCGCCTGCGAACGCCGCTACGTGCGTCCCGTGCTGGACGACGGCAAGCGCATCGACATCCGTCAGGGCCGCCACCCGGTGATCGAGACGCTGATGCCCGTGGGGGAGGAGTACATCCCCAACGACGTGATGCTCGACGACAAGCAGCAGCAGATTATGATGATCACCGGACCCAACATGTCGGGTAAGTCGGCGCTGCTGCGCCAGACCGCGCTGATCATCCTGATGGCCCAGATGGGTTCGTACGTACCCGCGAAGTCGGCCCATATCGGCTATGTGGACAAGATTTTCACGCGCGTCGGGGCTTCGGACAACATTTCGCAGGGCGAGTCGACCTTCATGGTCGAGATGCTCGAATCGGCCAGCATCCTCAATAACATTTCGGACCGCAGCATCGTGCTGCTCGACGAAATCGGCCGCGGCACGTCGACCTACGACGGCATTTCGATCGCCTGGGCGATGGTCGAATACCTTCACAACCACCCCTCGGCCCGCGCCAAGACGCTTTTTGCCACGCATTACCACGAGCTGAACGAGATGGAGCAGATGTGCTCCCGGGTGAAGAACTACCACGTCTCGGTCAAGGAGATGGGCAACCAGATCGTCTTCCTGCGCAAGCTCGAGCGCGGCGGCACGGAGCATTCGTTCGGTATCCACGTGGCCCGCATGGCCGGCATGCCGGTGTCGATCGTCTCGCGGGCGGACGAGATTCTGCGCAACCTCGAACTGGTCTACGGCAACAACGAGATCGTGCCGAGCCGCAGCCTCAAGGAGCGGGGCCGCAAATCCGCGGCGCAGGCCGTGAAGGAGGCCGCCGAGAGCGCCGGGCCGCAGAACATGCAGCTGTCGATGTTCCAGCTCGACGATCCCGTGCTGGTGCAGATCCGCGACCAGATCAAGGGCCTCGACATCAACTCGCTGACCCCGATCGAGGCGTTGAACAAACTCAACGAAATCAAGAAGATAACTGGTATCTGA